The genomic stretch CCTGCACGGCGGTTCGCCGCACCGGGAGCACCCGCGATCTGCGCACCGGCGAGACCGGGTCCGACCCCGACCAGCCGATCCAGCTGTGCGTGAGCGCGCCGGTCGGCGACGTCGACATCGACATCTGAACCCGATGTCCGACGCCCGGACCGCCCGGACATCGGACATCCGAGAAGGCACGACATCCGAGAACATCGACTTCAGGGGATGACATGACGATTCTGACCGAGACCGAGAACGGCCCGCTGGTCCTGAGCCCCGAGCAGGTGCAGCAGCTCGGCGAGGAACTGGAGGAACTGCGCCGGCGCATCGTCGCCGACCTCGGCGAGCGTGACCGCGAGTACATCTACTCGATCATCAAGGCACAGCGCGGTTTCGAGCTCGCCGGGCGCGGCCTGATGTACCTGGGCTTTCTGCCTCCGGTGTGGCTGGCCGCCGTCGCGGCGCTGAGCGTGTCCAAGATCTTGGACAACATGGAGATCGGGCACAACGTGATGCACGGTCAGTACGACTGGATGCGCGAACCCGATCTGAACTCGCGTGAGTTCGAATGGGACACCGTGTGCCCGGCCGATCAGTGGAAGCACTCGCACAACTACCTGCACCACACCTTCACCAACATCCACGGCAAGGACCGCGACATCGGCTACGGCATCCTGCGGATGGATCAGGGGCAGGAGTGGAATCCCTACTACCTCGGCAATCCGATCTACGCCTTCGCGCTGATGATGCTGTTCGAGTGGGGCGTCATGCTGCACGACGCCGAGGCCGACAACATCGTCAAGGGTAAGCGCTCCTGGAAGGATCTGAAGCCGCTGGTCAAGGGCTGGTGGCGGAAGGCGGGCAAGCAGGCGCTCAAGGACTACGTCATCTTCCCGGCGCTGACCGGACCGCTGGCGATCAGCACGCTGGCGGGCAATGTCACGGCGAACCTGGTGCGCAACGTCTGGGCCTACTCGATCATCTTCTGCGGACACTTCCCCTCCGGCGTACAGACGTTCACCGAGGAAGAGACGGCCGAGGAGACGAAGGGCGAATGGTACGTCCGGCAGATGCTCGGCTCGGCCAACATCAGCGGTAGCAGGCTGTTCCACATCATGAGCGGCAACCTCTCGCACCAGATCGAGCACCACCTGTTCCCTGACCTGCCCGCGAACCGGTATCCGGACATCGCGCCGGAGGTACGCGCGCTGTGTGAGAAGTACGGGCTGCCGTATCAGACCGGCCCGTTGCATACCCAGCTCCTGGATGTCTGGCGCAAGATTTTCGTGCTCGCCCTGCCGCCTCGCTGGAGCAGATCCGAACAGGCACCCGGTGTTATCGTGGTACGTCAGAAGACGACGACCGAAGTGGGCGCGCGATGATCGGAAAATTCGAAGCCAACAAGGATCTGATCCAGGAATTGACATCCTCGGGAGCGCGGCACGTCGGAAATATCGCGACCATCATCACCGCTACGGTGGCCGACGTGACCCGCGAGATCGGTGAGTGGGTCACCGACGCCATCGAGATGAACGAGGCGGCGCACGCCGCGCGCCGGGATGCGAAGGAATCGGCGGCAGCCGGCTCGGAGGGAGCCCTCGCCGATCCCGGTCCCGTCGGCGCCGACGCATTCGATCTGCTCGATGCCGGGGCGGTCGAGTCCGGGCCCGCCGAGCCAGGTTCGCACGATCAGCACCGCATGGACGAGCGGCACTGATCCCGTCGGCGTCGAGTACGGCCCCGCAGAGTCGGGCCCCGACGTCGGTTGCCCCCTGCCCTGCCGGTCCGTCCCTCAGTGGACCGGCAGGCGCCTGCGATTCTGGACCACCTCGGTGACCAGATCCTGGGAGCCGTCGGCGAGCTCGGCCAGCCGGGTCCATTGCAGGTGGGCGTCGGTGCGCGACAACGGCTCCCGTCGCTGTCTCGGCAGGTCCGAACCGATGCAGGCCTGGGCGGCCACCCACTTCGCGGCCATCCGGTCGATGACCGCGCCGAGGGTCTCGGTGTGCAGCGACGCGCCGTGCCGATGCACCACATGGGTGGCGACCCAGGCGTTGATCCGGTCCACCAGCGTGGCGCGCTCGCGGTCGATGTCCTCGACGACGGCGGCGGAGACGATCGCCGCCGACACCGCGGCACCGTCGCAGTCGCGCGCCAGGGCCAGGGCGCGCTGCCTGCGTTCGTGGCAATCGGCCAGCGCGCGGGCGGTCGCCAGGACAGGGTGGGCTCGCGCGGGCAGGTCCGCGGTCTCGCGCAGTGCCTGTAGCAGCGCCGAACGCGGTGGCAGCGCACCTGTTTCGGTCCATCCCGCATGGGTCGGCATTCAGTTGCCCCCTGTGTCGACGGTTTTCGTGTGAAGTGCCCGGAATCGGTTCCCTCAGAAAAGCGTGACCCGCCACCCCCGTGCAACGGTTCTGCGCACAATTCGCCGATGTGCGGGCCAATTGTTATCGAGTGCGACGCGGACTTCACCCCGAATACACGCTCACGGAGCCGAGTTCGGGCGCGGGCATTCTCGCGGCTACCTGTTCGGCGCAGTAGCCTTCGCGCCGCTCTCCGATCGGCTAACCTCGATATTCGTGTCCGCCTATGTGTCCTCGCCGGAGCTGACGTTCGGCTTTCTGTTCGCGCTGGAAGACCCCGAGCGAATCGCCGAGGTCGTGCGCAATCTCATCGTTCGCAAAACCGTGTCGGTGTTCCGTCTGGCGCGGCTGTCCGACGACGGCGGGCCGCCGGAACGCTACGTGGTGAACTGGGCGACCATCCCGCAGATCAACATCACCACCGCTGCTCCGGAGGCCGACGAACTGCGGGCGAGGGGCACGATGCTGGTGAACGCCTTCCTCGGTGAGGACGGTGAGGTGAGCCTGTACTCAGCGCACGGCGAGTCCTCCGCCTGACCCGGGCGGCACCTCCGCGGCGACAGGTGGCGGCGGTATCGAGTACAGCCGTGCACCGGCCCGCGCTTGTGAGGTACCGAACTCGGCGGCGGGGTGGGGAGATTTCCGCGAAAGCCCAGCGCGCGATCACGCGCAGTGTTAGAAACGCAGGCGCTTCACAAGCGCGGAGGGCTCGCGCGGGGGCAGGAAGGATCCTCGATGTCTGTCGCCGAGACCAACGTGTTCGAAGAACTGGAATCCAATGTCCGCGGCTACTGCCGGTCGTGGCCCACGATCTTCGACACCGCGAGCGGATCTGTGCTGCGCGACGAGCGTGGCCGCGAGTATCTGGACTTCTTCGCCGGGGCGGGTGCGCTGAACTACGGGCACAACAACCCGGTGCTCAAGCGGGCGCTGATCGACTACATCGCCCGGGACGGCCTCACTCACGGTCTGGACATGTCGACGGTGGCCAAGGGTGCGCTGCTCGAGGCGCTGCGCGAGCTGGTCCTGCGGCCGCGCGGGCTGGACTACAAGGTGCAGTTCCCCGGCCCGACCGGCGCGAACGCGGTGGAGGCCGCACTCAAGCTCGCCCGCAAGGTGACCGGCCGCCAGACGGTGCTCAACTTCACCAACGCGTTCCATGGCATGACCCTCGGCGCGCTGTCGGTCACCGGCAACGCGGCCAAGCGCGCGGGCGCCGGGGTTCCGCTGCCGCATGCCACGCCGATGCCCTACGACGGCTTCCTCGGCGAGGGTGACGGTCTGGGCTGGATGTGCCGGATGCTCGACGATTCGTCCTCCGGGTTGGACAAACCCGCGGCGGTGATCGTGGAGACCGTGCAGGGCGAGGGCGGAGTCAATGTCGCCGGGGTCGAGTGGCTGCGCACGCTGGCGCAGCTGTGCCGTAGCCGCGGCATCCTGTTGATCGTCGACGACGTGCAGATGGGGTGTGGCCGGACCGGGCCGTTCTTCTCCTTCGAGGTCGCGGGCATCACCCCCGATATCGTGACACTGTCGAAGTCGATCGGCGGATACGGCCTGCCGATGGCACTGGTGCTGATGCGTCCGGAACTAGACCAGTGGGCTCCCGGCGAGCACAACGGCACCTTCCGGGGCAACAATCCGGCCTTCGTCACCGCCCGGGTCGCGCTCGAGCACTATTGGTCCGACGACGCGCTGGAGCGGGCCACGGCGGTCAAGGCCGACGTGATGTGGACCGGGCTGGAGCGCATCGCTCGGGCGGGAGACGGCATCTCGGTGCGCGGCCGTGGGCTGGTGCAGGGTCTGGTGTTCGCCGATTCCTCGCGGGCGGCCAAGGTCTGCCGCGCCGCCTTCGACCGCGGGTTGCTGGTGGAGACCTCGGGATCGGTGGACGAGGTGGTCAAGCTGATCCCGCCGTTGACCATCGGCGACGACGAACTGGCGCGCGGCTTGGACGTGCTGGCCGATTCGGTCGCCGCGGTGTGCGACTGAGTCGCTGGAGAAGATGCGCTGGATGTTCCAGGCGCAGACCGTCGAGCCTGAGCAGGCTCCCGGCGGCCGGTGCGGGGCGCGAGGACCGGTGGGTTGTCGCGCCGCCCGTCGCCGGGCACTCGTAGGGTGGGCCGGTGATCCGCACAGCCGCCTTCGCCCATGTCCGTGACCGCAGACTCCTGCAGACGCGATCGACAGGCAAAGAGGTGTTCTACATGGCCGGCGGCAAGATCGACCCGGGGGAGACGCCGGATGAGGCCCTGCGCCGGGAGGTGCGCGAGGAACTCGGTGTCGCGGTCGCGCACCACCACCGCCTCGGCGTCTTCGAGGCCGAGGCGTTCGGGCACGCGCCCGGCGTGCGCCTGCACATGACCTGCTTCACCGGTGAACTCGACGGTGACCCCCGGCCCAGCGGCGAGATCGCCGAACTGCGCTATTTCACGGTCGGCGAGTACGCCCGCATGCGGCACGTCGCGCCCGGATCCCTGCTGGTCTTCCAGCGCCTTCACGACATGGGATCGATCGACTGGTAGGCCCTCGCGGCCGGGGAAGAGTCCGCCCCGCCCCACGCGTGTCGGAGGCGGACAGCCGAAAACCTGGACGATCGTTATACTTACGCCCGGTGGACAGCAAGGCCGTGCGACGGTCATGGTGGACGCACTGCCTCCGTAGCTCAGTTGGATAGAGCAAGGGCCTTCTAATCCCTAGGTCGCAGGTTCGATTCCTGCCGGGGGCGCGACGCCGCGCCGGTGCACACACTGCACCGGACTCCCTGTGCGTACCCGGTGTACGCATCGCGCAAACGCCGATTTTCTTCTCCGCCCCGAGGGGCAGCCAAACCCGCCACGGTGTGGCCCCGATCATCCAACTACGCTCAGTCGTATGTCCTCACCCCCGGAGCCAGCCGAAGCCACCGCTGCGCGGGACGCCACGCGAAGCGCGGCGGTAGGGCGCTTCGCCACCGCGACGGTGTTCTCGGGCGCGGCGGCGGTGTTCTGCGGCGCGGTGGCCGCGGTGACGGCGGCACTGGTCGTCGGGCTCTCGGCGGCCCAGGCGCTGACTCTGCTCGGCATTCCCGATCCCGGTGCGATGACCACCTACGGATTGCCCGCGGTCCGGGCACTGGCCGATCTGGCCGCCGCGCTCACCGTCGGTTCACTGGTGTTCGCCGCGTTCCTGGTGCCGCCGCAAGGCAACGGCCTGCTCGACGCGGGCGGTTACCGCGCTGTGCGGATGGCCTCCAACTTCGCCTTGGTGTGGGCGTGCTGCGCGGCGCTGCTGGCGCCGCTGACGGTGTCCGAGACCACCGGCAGGCCGGTCGGGCAGATCTGGCGGCCCGCGGAGCTGTGGGGGGCCATCGGCCAGATCGAGGTCGCGCAGGCCTGGCGTACGACGGTGGCGCTGGCGTTGATCGTCGCGATCGGCGCCCGGCTGGCCCTGCGCTGGGGCTGGACCCCGATCCTGCTCGGCGTCTCGATCCTGACCATGCTGCCGCTGGCGCTGACCGGACATTCGTCCTCCGGCGGCTCGCACGACGTGGCGACCAACAGCCTCATCCTGCATCTGATCGCGGTCGCGGTCTGGGTGGGCGGGCTGTTCGCGGTGCTGGCCTACGCGCTGCGCGGCGGGGTGTACACCGGGCTGGCGGCCCGGCGCTTCTCCCTGGCGGCCACCGCCGCGTTCGTGGTGATCGCCGTCAGCGGCGTGATCAACTCCTGGGTCCGACTGCCGTTCTCGGAACTGTTCACCAGTACCTACGGGCGGCTCGTCCTGGTGAAGGTGCTGGCGCTGATCGTGCTCGGAGTGCTCGGCTGGTTCCAGCGCCGGGCGGCGCTGCCCGCGCTGGAAGCGAATCCGCGGGACCGGGGCGCGCTCATCCGGTTCGCCGGTGTCGAAGTCCTGATCTTCGCCGCCACCATCGGCCTGGCGGTCGGTCTCGGCCGGACCCCGCCTCCGCCGCCGGTCTCGGTGCCGACCCCGGTGGAAGTGGAACTCGGCTACGACCTCGCCGGTCCGCCGACGGTGGCCAGGATCCTGTTCGACTGGCGCTTCGACCTGATCTTCGGCACGCTCGCGATCGTGCTCGCCGCGCTGTATCTGCTCGGGGTGCGCAGGCTGCGCAAGCGCGGAGACGCCTGGCCGGTCGGACGCACCGTCGCCTGGCTGTCGGCGTGCGCGCTGCTGCTGATCACGACGTCCTCGGGCATCGGCCGGTATGCCCCCGCCATGTTCAGCGTGCACATGATGCAGCACATGTCGCTGTCGATGCTGACGCCGATCCTGTTCGCGCTGGGCGGCGCGGTGACACTGGCATTGCGGGCCCTGCCGCCCGCGGGCCGCGGCGCCCCGCCGGGACCGCGCGAATGGGTCCTGCAGGCCGTGCACAATCCGGTGGCCCGGGTGCTGACCCAGCCGATCGTGGCCTCGGTGATCTTCGTCGTCGGTTTCTACGCGCTCTACATGGGCGGCATCTACGACTCGATCGTCGACTCGCACGCCGCGCACCTGTTCATGAACCTGCACTTCCTGATCAGCGGCTATCTCTTCTACTGGGTCGTGATCGGTATCGATCCCAAGCCGCGCCAGGTGGAGCCGCTGACCAAACTGGGCATGGTGTTCGGCTCCCTGCCTTTCCACGCCTTCTTCGGTGTGGCGCTGATGAGCATGTCCACGGTGATGGGCGGCTGGTTCTTCCGCAGCCTCGGCCTGGACTGGCACACCGACCTGCTCGGCGATCAGCGGACGGGCGGCAGCCTGGCCTGGGCCAGCGGCGAGGTGCCGTTGGTGGTAGTCATGTTGGCGCTGCTCATCCAGTGGTCACGCAGCGACCAGCGCGCGGCCAAACGCTACGACCGCGCGGCCGACCGCGACGACGACGCCGAGCTGGCCGCCTACAACGCGATGTACGCCGAGCTCGCCCGGCAGGACGGCGCGGGCAAGCGCGAGGCGGGCGCTTGACCGAGCTCGACACCGCGCCGGCCTCCGGCGCATCCGATCGGCTCGTGCGTTCGGATGTCCGCGCCGCGCGGCGCAGACTGACGGGCCGGATCAGGAAGACCCCGGTGCTGCACACCTCGGTGGCCGGTCCGAACGGGCCGGTCCCGGTCACCCTGAAGCTGGAATATCTGCAGCACGCGGGCACGTTCAAAGTGCGAGGGATGCTCAACGCGATGCTCGCGACCGAGGCCGGCGGGCACGTGCTGCTCGCCTCCTCCGGCAATTCCGGCATCGCGGCCGCACTGGTCGCCGCCTGGTTGGGCAAGACCTGCACCGTGGTGGTGCCCGAATCGGCGCCGCACACCAAGGTCGCGGCCATGTGGTCGCACGGCGCCGAGGTGCTCTGGTTCGGCACCACCTACCGCGACGCCGAAACGCACGCCCGCGTATTGGCCGCCGAACGCGGGGCGCTGTTGCTGCATGCCTACGACCAGACCGATCTGGTGGCGGGCTCGGGGGTGCTCGGCCTCGAACTCGAGGAGCAGGTGCGTGGCAGGCCGCCGGTGCTCGCGGCGGTCGGCGGTGGCGCCCTGGTGGCGGGGCTGGCGGCGGCGTACGGGCGCAGGCAGCGCGTGATCGGGGTGGAGCCCGCGGGCATGCCCGCGCTGCGCGCCGCCCTGACCGCCGAGGCGCCGGTCGAGGTCGGACCCGCGCCCACCGGGAGCGACGCGCTCGGCGCGGGTCGCGTCGGCGATCTCGCGCTGTGCCTGGCCCGCCGCTACGACGTGTCCGCTCTGCTGGTCACCGAGGACGCGATCGCCACCGCGCGCGAGTACCTGTGGCGCGAGTTCCGTATCGTGGTGGAGTCGGCGGGTGCGGCCGCACTGGCCGCCGTCCAGAGCGGCGCGTACGTCCCCGCGGGCGGCGAACGTCCGGTCGTGGTGCTCTGCGGGGCGAACACCGACACCACCGGTCTGTGACCCTCGGCTCGGTGTCCTCGCGACCACCCGCCCGAACCCCCGCTCCGTCCCGCCCCACTGTCCCGCCTCCGGCGAGTACCCCTGTTCCCTGACCGATAGGCTTGCGTATATGGCTGAGTTCATTTATCAGATGAAGAAGGTTCGGAAGGCGCACGGCGACAAAGTCGTGCTCGACGATGTCACCTTGAACTTCCTTCCCGGCGCCAAGATCGGCGTCGTCGGTCCGAACGGCGCGGGTAAATCCACCGTGCTGA from Nocardia higoensis encodes the following:
- the ectB gene encoding diaminobutyrate--2-oxoglutarate transaminase, giving the protein MSVAETNVFEELESNVRGYCRSWPTIFDTASGSVLRDERGREYLDFFAGAGALNYGHNNPVLKRALIDYIARDGLTHGLDMSTVAKGALLEALRELVLRPRGLDYKVQFPGPTGANAVEAALKLARKVTGRQTVLNFTNAFHGMTLGALSVTGNAAKRAGAGVPLPHATPMPYDGFLGEGDGLGWMCRMLDDSSSGLDKPAAVIVETVQGEGGVNVAGVEWLRTLAQLCRSRGILLIVDDVQMGCGRTGPFFSFEVAGITPDIVTLSKSIGGYGLPMALVLMRPELDQWAPGEHNGTFRGNNPAFVTARVALEHYWSDDALERATAVKADVMWTGLERIARAGDGISVRGRGLVQGLVFADSSRAAKVCRAAFDRGLLVETSGSVDEVVKLIPPLTIGDDELARGLDVLADSVAAVCD
- a CDS encoding DUF4254 domain-containing protein — protein: MPTHAGWTETGALPPRSALLQALRETADLPARAHPVLATARALADCHERRQRALALARDCDGAAVSAAIVSAAVVEDIDRERATLVDRINAWVATHVVHRHGASLHTETLGAVIDRMAAKWVAAQACIGSDLPRQRREPLSRTDAHLQWTRLAELADGSQDLVTEVVQNRRRLPVH
- a CDS encoding serine/threonine dehydratase; the protein is MTELDTAPASGASDRLVRSDVRAARRRLTGRIRKTPVLHTSVAGPNGPVPVTLKLEYLQHAGTFKVRGMLNAMLATEAGGHVLLASSGNSGIAAALVAAWLGKTCTVVVPESAPHTKVAAMWSHGAEVLWFGTTYRDAETHARVLAAERGALLLHAYDQTDLVAGSGVLGLELEEQVRGRPPVLAAVGGGALVAGLAAAYGRRQRVIGVEPAGMPALRAALTAEAPVEVGPAPTGSDALGAGRVGDLALCLARRYDVSALLVTEDAIATAREYLWREFRIVVESAGAAALAAVQSGAYVPAGGERPVVVLCGANTDTTGL
- a CDS encoding NUDIX hydrolase encodes the protein MIRTAAFAHVRDRRLLQTRSTGKEVFYMAGGKIDPGETPDEALRREVREELGVAVAHHHRLGVFEAEAFGHAPGVRLHMTCFTGELDGDPRPSGEIAELRYFTVGEYARMRHVAPGSLLVFQRLHDMGSIDW
- a CDS encoding cytochrome c oxidase assembly protein: MSSPPEPAEATAARDATRSAAVGRFATATVFSGAAAVFCGAVAAVTAALVVGLSAAQALTLLGIPDPGAMTTYGLPAVRALADLAAALTVGSLVFAAFLVPPQGNGLLDAGGYRAVRMASNFALVWACCAALLAPLTVSETTGRPVGQIWRPAELWGAIGQIEVAQAWRTTVALALIVAIGARLALRWGWTPILLGVSILTMLPLALTGHSSSGGSHDVATNSLILHLIAVAVWVGGLFAVLAYALRGGVYTGLAARRFSLAATAAFVVIAVSGVINSWVRLPFSELFTSTYGRLVLVKVLALIVLGVLGWFQRRAALPALEANPRDRGALIRFAGVEVLIFAATIGLAVGLGRTPPPPPVSVPTPVEVELGYDLAGPPTVARILFDWRFDLIFGTLAIVLAALYLLGVRRLRKRGDAWPVGRTVAWLSACALLLITTSSGIGRYAPAMFSVHMMQHMSLSMLTPILFALGGAVTLALRALPPAGRGAPPGPREWVLQAVHNPVARVLTQPIVASVIFVVGFYALYMGGIYDSIVDSHAAHLFMNLHFLISGYLFYWVVIGIDPKPRQVEPLTKLGMVFGSLPFHAFFGVALMSMSTVMGGWFFRSLGLDWHTDLLGDQRTGGSLAWASGEVPLVVVMLALLIQWSRSDQRAAKRYDRAADRDDDAELAAYNAMYAELARQDGAGKREAGA
- a CDS encoding fatty acid desaturase family protein, producing the protein MTILTETENGPLVLSPEQVQQLGEELEELRRRIVADLGERDREYIYSIIKAQRGFELAGRGLMYLGFLPPVWLAAVAALSVSKILDNMEIGHNVMHGQYDWMREPDLNSREFEWDTVCPADQWKHSHNYLHHTFTNIHGKDRDIGYGILRMDQGQEWNPYYLGNPIYAFALMMLFEWGVMLHDAEADNIVKGKRSWKDLKPLVKGWWRKAGKQALKDYVIFPALTGPLAISTLAGNVTANLVRNVWAYSIIFCGHFPSGVQTFTEEETAEETKGEWYVRQMLGSANISGSRLFHIMSGNLSHQIEHHLFPDLPANRYPDIAPEVRALCEKYGLPYQTGPLHTQLLDVWRKIFVLALPPRWSRSEQAPGVIVVRQKTTTEVGAR